In one Gammaproteobacteria bacterium genomic region, the following are encoded:
- a CDS encoding EAL domain-containing protein has product MNDSVLIYSLSDRLSDINNSLAPSIKVIPIQTLISRIETSDRKPNAVIFEINQIDSVLDLIQHTNITSENRFICIGENLSVDNRIILLNNNIELVNSDKFSELSSSYFQLGLGKERQKVLFLDDDEDQIAITEHILKDAGFSVKSITKSEYILDTLADYKPDLLLLDLYLGDVTGDKIVSIIRKEPKYRFLPIVFLTADTTLESRMLVLNAGADDLITKPIKSDLLVASIKNRIQRNLNNQVFLNELNPNRVYHKVNVQESDLQKFYQENIDNPLASFMWFKVNNKTEIQREIGYSGFSKLCNTVCSKTPNTNPAVDFFSKIADGVYVIGFNTLDEASAIKTAEDIKSWYEDNSYTVVDRNYSFQMSVIVLTNIPQAKDHDTLLQKAESILIESNETQSEILKLQKGIEETRFYTIKSRLENMIKTRDLAWQFYPIVSARHEEEEIFQLILNIDTDSSIQRFKTIEYINVAEKSGLLRVIDRFALERAIRVIRSGIHENSPPKVLLNQVTLAYTDRESRAKKLEIIKQLNLPKDSLYVQFHLQDVVDTFEHIGEIGQQIKQTGIKICLGSFDYSSIAWKAARKLNVSWIRLLPPSLEDKHLFDAENPNNIASTIRKAHVLGYEVIAHMVDNSSLASELLKANIDYLQGSYIKTPVAISDIFNK; this is encoded by the coding sequence ATTGATTTACTCATTGTCTGATCGTTTATCGGACATCAATAATAGCTTGGCTCCATCTATTAAGGTTATTCCCATTCAAACACTCATCTCAAGGATTGAAACTTCTGATAGAAAGCCGAATGCGGTCATTTTCGAAATAAATCAAATTGATAGTGTGCTTGATCTTATTCAACATACCAATATCACCTCTGAAAACAGATTTATTTGTATCGGCGAAAACCTCAGTGTCGATAATCGAATCATTTTGCTTAATAACAATATTGAATTAGTAAATTCTGATAAATTCTCAGAACTCAGTTCCAGTTATTTTCAGCTCGGACTCGGAAAAGAGAGACAAAAGGTTCTGTTTCTGGATGACGATGAAGACCAAATTGCAATTACCGAGCATATTTTAAAAGATGCCGGCTTTAGCGTAAAATCAATCACAAAGTCAGAATATATTCTTGATACACTTGCGGACTACAAACCGGATTTATTATTACTTGACTTATATCTTGGTGATGTAACAGGAGACAAAATTGTTTCAATTATTAGAAAAGAACCCAAGTATCGTTTCCTTCCAATTGTTTTTTTGACGGCTGATACAACTCTTGAATCAAGAATGCTGGTTCTTAATGCCGGTGCTGATGATTTAATTACCAAACCCATCAAGTCTGATTTATTGGTTGCCTCTATTAAAAACCGTATTCAGCGAAACCTCAACAATCAGGTTTTTCTCAATGAATTGAATCCGAATCGAGTTTATCATAAGGTCAATGTTCAAGAGTCTGATTTACAGAAATTCTACCAGGAAAACATTGATAATCCTTTAGCTTCATTCATGTGGTTTAAGGTTAATAATAAAACCGAAATTCAAAGGGAAATCGGCTATTCAGGGTTTAGTAAATTATGCAACACTGTTTGCTCAAAGACCCCAAACACCAATCCTGCAGTCGATTTTTTTTCAAAAATTGCTGATGGAGTTTATGTAATTGGGTTTAATACTTTAGATGAAGCCTCAGCTATAAAAACTGCTGAAGATATTAAATCCTGGTATGAAGATAATAGCTACACTGTTGTTGATAGGAATTATTCTTTTCAGATGTCTGTCATCGTACTTACCAATATTCCACAAGCAAAAGATCACGATACTTTATTGCAAAAAGCCGAAAGCATTCTCATCGAATCAAATGAAACTCAGAGCGAAATATTAAAACTTCAGAAAGGTATTGAAGAAACGCGTTTTTATACAATTAAGTCTCGATTGGAAAATATGATTAAAACTCGTGACCTTGCATGGCAATTTTATCCAATTGTTTCTGCTCGTCATGAGGAGGAAGAAATTTTCCAGCTTATTTTAAATATTGACACGGACTCTTCCATTCAAAGATTTAAAACCATTGAATACATCAATGTGGCAGAGAAATCCGGATTGCTCAGAGTTATTGACAGATTTGCTCTGGAACGTGCAATCCGTGTGATTCGCTCAGGAATTCATGAAAATTCTCCGCCAAAAGTACTATTAAACCAAGTGACTCTTGCATATACTGATCGTGAATCAAGAGCAAAGAAACTGGAAATTATCAAGCAACTCAATTTACCAAAAGATTCACTCTATGTGCAGTTTCATTTGCAAGATGTTGTTGACACTTTTGAGCATATTGGTGAAATTGGGCAACAAATCAAACAAACAGGAATTAAAATTTGTTTAGGTAGTTTTGATTACTCCTCAATTGCTTGGAAAGCTGCCAGAAAACTCAATGTGAGTTGGATACGATTATTACCGCCATCATTGGAAGACAAGCATCTTTTCGATGCAGAAAATCCAAATAACATTGCTTCAACAATCAGAAAAGCACATGTCTTAGGTTATGAGGTTATTGCCCACATGGTTGATAACTCCAGTCTGGCATCAGAATTGTTAAAAGCGAACATTGATTATCTACAGGGAAGTTATATTAAAACACCGGTTGCAATTTCAGATATCTTTAATAAATAA